One genomic window of Rhodospirillaceae bacterium includes the following:
- the meaB gene encoding methylmalonyl Co-A mutase-associated GTPase MeaB, with translation MSPQTDPRRTDTAGLAARLRKGETRALAKALTVADIGGEEARALLQALDRDRRETPVVGMTGPPGSGKSTLISAMIRTLRERDMRVAALAVDPSSPKSGGAILGDRARMGEHGSDPHVFIRSIAARGHLGGLALNIQASIDVVNAAGFDIVLLETVGAGQSEIEVAQVADVTVVVGAPGLGDDLQAIKAGILEVADILVVNKADLPGADETARQLEAMLGLRSAARRETPVISTVATTGDGVAELVEAALELSAAVTPEARSARAERQAIDRLATMAGALVRDALNALPDDERRALVERVRAGTADPGEAVRRLLNDQTG, from the coding sequence GTGAGTCCGCAAACCGATCCGCGCCGGACCGATACCGCCGGCCTGGCCGCCCGGCTGCGCAAGGGCGAGACCCGCGCGCTCGCCAAGGCGCTGACGGTCGCCGATATCGGCGGCGAGGAAGCCCGTGCGCTGTTGCAGGCGTTGGACAGGGACCGCCGCGAGACCCCGGTCGTCGGCATGACCGGCCCACCCGGCTCGGGCAAGTCCACGCTGATCAGCGCCATGATCCGGACGCTGCGCGAACGGGACATGCGGGTGGCGGCGCTCGCCGTCGATCCGTCGAGCCCGAAGAGCGGCGGCGCGATCCTGGGCGACCGGGCGCGCATGGGCGAGCATGGCTCGGACCCGCATGTCTTCATCCGCTCGATCGCGGCGCGGGGCCATCTCGGCGGCCTCGCCCTCAACATCCAGGCCTCGATCGACGTGGTGAACGCCGCGGGCTTCGACATCGTCCTGCTGGAAACCGTCGGCGCCGGCCAGTCCGAGATCGAGGTCGCGCAGGTCGCGGATGTGACCGTCGTGGTCGGCGCGCCGGGCCTGGGCGACGATTTGCAGGCAATCAAGGCCGGCATCCTCGAAGTCGCCGACATCCTCGTCGTCAACAAGGCCGACCTGCCCGGCGCCGACGAGACCGCCCGGCAGCTGGAAGCGATGCTGGGACTGCGCAGCGCCGCTCGCCGGGAGACACCGGTCATCAGCACGGTCGCCACGACCGGCGACGGCGTCGCCGAACTGGTCGAAGCAGCCCTGGAGCTCAGTGCGGCCGTGACGCCCGAAGCGCGCAGCGCCCGGGCTGAACGGCAGGCGATCGACCGTCTCGCCACCATGGCCGGCGCATTGGTGCGCGATGCGCTGAACGCGCTGCCCGACGACGAACGGCGCGCGCTTGTCGAGCGGGTCCGGGCCGGCACGGCCGATCCGGGCGAGGCGGTGCGCCGGCTGTTGAACGACCAGACCGGCTGA